A genomic window from Micromonospora ferruginea includes:
- a CDS encoding creatininase family protein, which produces MDGVTARWADGGGLLPAAGIPGGELTDVVAAADFAVLPVGAVEWHGPHLPLGADMILAEGFAAESATPGPGPRGVLFPPVAYAACPGQTRPWPGTVAIRPEIAVGYLADVIEGIVAAGFPRLLVVNGHDANMSTVRAAMEWVSGRRTASLLLVNWFQLVTPAETGELYGDAVARGHGGAYETSGVLGFAPETVRLDAATDLPPRPKLPVTHPYVLVESRPDPWQGWSGHISLATEEAGRTVRATAGARLREIVTAWVAAPMPAPPTADPLSEEDA; this is translated from the coding sequence GTGGACGGCGTGACCGCCCGCTGGGCCGACGGCGGCGGGCTGCTGCCCGCCGCCGGGATCCCCGGCGGCGAACTGACCGACGTGGTCGCGGCGGCCGACTTCGCGGTGCTGCCGGTCGGCGCGGTCGAGTGGCACGGCCCGCACCTGCCGCTCGGCGCCGACATGATCCTCGCCGAGGGCTTCGCCGCGGAGAGCGCCACGCCCGGCCCCGGCCCGCGCGGCGTGCTGTTCCCGCCCGTCGCCTACGCGGCCTGCCCCGGCCAGACCCGGCCCTGGCCGGGAACCGTGGCGATCCGCCCGGAGATCGCGGTCGGCTACCTCGCCGACGTGATCGAGGGCATCGTCGCCGCCGGCTTCCCCCGGCTGCTGGTGGTCAACGGCCACGACGCCAACATGTCCACGGTCCGGGCCGCCATGGAGTGGGTGTCCGGGCGACGCACCGCCAGCCTGCTGCTGGTCAACTGGTTCCAACTGGTCACCCCGGCGGAGACCGGCGAGCTGTACGGCGACGCGGTCGCCCGCGGTCACGGCGGCGCGTACGAGACGTCCGGGGTGCTCGGCTTCGCGCCGGAGACGGTACGCCTGGACGCCGCCACCGACCTGCCGCCGCGACCGAAGCTGCCGGTGACCCACCCCTACGTGCTGGTGGAGTCCCGACCCGACCCGTGGCAGGGCTGGTCCGGGCACATCTCGCTGGCCACCGAGGAGGCCGGCCGGACGGTACGCGCCACCGCCGGCGCTCGGCTGCGCGAGATCGTCACCGCCTGGGTGGCCGCCCCGATGCCGGCCCCGCCCACCGCCGACCCGCTGTCGGAGGAGGACGCGTGA
- a CDS encoding amidohydrolase family protein encodes MTADRGLDVVDFHLHFRIGADETVHACEEAAGMHPGGAHERAVRATGSAPYARQWRRAWSFPEPEPPAERWQDEADRWAEELRAVRVRRAVFVTGGGNDALADVVDRHPDLLLGLAHHDPYGASAAAELERAVTERGLRGLKLFAPLLRGPLDHEDLDPLWATAQRLGVPVLIHIGHYGSAGGLPVGRYGGPDELVRMARRFPELAVVVPHFGVQHVQELFFAAWGCPNIHVDTSGSNQWVRWMPYRLTLEDLFRRCYETIGPHRVVYGSDSSWFPRGYVTRYLDDQLRVCHELGLPEDHLRAIFAGNAERLLGLTADRKETR; translated from the coding sequence GTGACCGCCGACCGGGGACTCGACGTGGTCGACTTCCACCTGCACTTCCGCATCGGCGCGGACGAGACCGTGCACGCCTGCGAGGAGGCCGCCGGGATGCACCCCGGCGGTGCGCACGAGCGGGCGGTACGGGCCACCGGGTCCGCCCCGTACGCCCGGCAGTGGCGCCGGGCCTGGAGCTTTCCGGAGCCGGAGCCGCCCGCCGAACGCTGGCAGGACGAGGCGGACCGGTGGGCCGAGGAACTGCGCGCGGTGCGGGTGCGCCGGGCGGTGTTCGTCACCGGCGGCGGCAACGACGCCCTCGCCGACGTGGTCGACCGGCACCCCGACCTGCTGCTCGGCCTCGCCCACCACGACCCGTACGGCGCGAGCGCGGCGGCCGAGCTGGAGCGTGCGGTCACCGAGCGGGGGCTGCGCGGGCTGAAGCTGTTCGCGCCGCTGCTGCGCGGCCCGCTCGACCACGAGGACCTGGACCCGCTCTGGGCCACCGCCCAGCGCCTCGGCGTGCCCGTGCTGATCCACATCGGCCACTACGGCAGCGCCGGCGGCCTCCCCGTCGGCCGCTACGGCGGCCCCGACGAGCTGGTCCGGATGGCCCGCCGGTTCCCCGAGCTGGCCGTGGTGGTGCCGCACTTCGGCGTCCAGCACGTGCAGGAGCTGTTCTTCGCCGCCTGGGGCTGCCCGAACATCCACGTCGACACGTCCGGCTCGAACCAGTGGGTGCGCTGGATGCCCTACCGGCTCACGCTGGAGGACCTGTTCCGCCGCTGCTACGAGACGATCGGCCCGCACCGCGTCGTCTACGGCAGCGACTCGTCCTGGTTCCCGCGCGGCTACGTCACCCGCTACCTCGACGACCAGCTCCGCGTCTGCCACGAGCTGGGCCTGCCCGAGGACCACCTGCGCGCGATCTTCGCCGGGAACGCCGAGCGACTGCTCGGCCTGACCGCGGACCGGAAGGAAACCCGATGA
- a CDS encoding argininosuccinate lyase, producing the protein MSTLTTYQRHHLAPTYDHHVGRLYPAMVRASQAHVVMLTEQGLIPADRGARLLRGLAELRADTTAVPAYDGSFEDTYYLLEKRLAAACGIPTSELDVQLARSRNDLDAGVFRMLLRDQLVEVLQRVLDTGRTALAQADRYADVVITGYTHRRPAQPTTIGHALAGYAEALAGQAATYADVIDQLNVSPLGSCAFAGTDLDIDSARLAELLGFAGVVTNSYEAVAGADHLVRVGTINARALATGARLARTLMDWLSWQWVTTPGDFTQGSSIMPQKRNPVVLEHLVSYAGQAAADAASVLNNVGAAWWEDSNNATTDVQVRLWESNDRAERFFALVGGFLAEIAPLNPPSREEIVASGATTTAAADALTRHGVPFRAAHSVVGRLVRAGGPDTWTPEGVRAAADIAGELDDAAVADLIAAAVRPELVLRRAQADGPGAAAVRAQVGVLRAALDPVAERLDAVRGLLRRADEALDAVAAELGAA; encoded by the coding sequence ATGAGCACGCTGACCACCTACCAGCGCCACCACCTGGCGCCGACCTACGACCACCACGTCGGGCGGCTCTACCCGGCGATGGTGCGCGCCAGCCAGGCGCACGTGGTGATGCTGACCGAGCAGGGCCTGATCCCGGCCGACCGGGGCGCCCGGCTGCTGCGCGGCCTGGCCGAGCTGCGCGCCGACACCACCGCCGTCCCGGCGTACGACGGCAGCTTCGAGGACACCTACTACCTGCTGGAGAAGCGGCTCGCGGCGGCCTGCGGCATCCCCACCTCCGAACTGGACGTGCAGCTCGCCCGCAGCCGCAACGACCTGGACGCCGGCGTGTTCCGGATGCTGCTGCGCGACCAGCTCGTCGAGGTGCTCCAGCGGGTGCTGGACACCGGGCGCACCGCGCTGGCGCAGGCCGACCGGTACGCCGACGTGGTCATCACCGGCTACACCCACCGCCGGCCGGCGCAGCCCACCACGATCGGGCACGCGCTCGCCGGGTACGCCGAGGCGCTCGCCGGCCAGGCCGCCACCTACGCCGACGTGATCGACCAGCTCAACGTCTCGCCGCTGGGTTCCTGCGCGTTCGCCGGCACCGACCTGGACATCGACAGCGCCCGGCTGGCCGAGCTGCTCGGCTTCGCCGGCGTCGTCACCAACTCGTACGAGGCGGTGGCCGGCGCCGACCACCTGGTCCGGGTCGGCACGATCAACGCCCGTGCGCTGGCCACCGGCGCCCGGCTGGCCCGCACCCTGATGGACTGGCTGAGCTGGCAGTGGGTCACCACCCCCGGCGACTTCACCCAGGGCAGCAGCATCATGCCGCAGAAGCGCAACCCGGTGGTGCTGGAGCACCTGGTCTCCTACGCCGGGCAGGCCGCGGCGGACGCCGCCTCGGTGCTCAACAACGTCGGCGCCGCCTGGTGGGAGGACTCCAACAACGCCACCACCGACGTGCAGGTGCGGCTCTGGGAGAGCAACGACCGCGCGGAACGGTTCTTCGCCCTGGTCGGCGGCTTCCTCGCCGAGATCGCGCCGCTGAACCCGCCCAGCCGCGAGGAGATCGTCGCCTCCGGCGCCACCACCACCGCCGCCGCGGACGCGCTGACCCGCCACGGGGTGCCGTTCCGCGCCGCGCACTCGGTGGTCGGCCGGCTGGTGCGCGCCGGCGGGCCGGACACCTGGACCCCCGAGGGGGTACGCGCCGCCGCCGACATCGCCGGTGAGCTGGACGACGCGGCGGTGGCCGACCTGATCGCCGCCGCCGTACGCCCGGAGTTGGTGCTCCGGCGGGCCCAGGCCGACGGGCCGGGCGCCGCTGCGGTCCGCGCCCAGGTGGGCGTGCTGCGCGCCGCGCTCGACCCGGTCGCCGAGCGGCTGGACGCGGTGCGTGGCCTGCTGCGCCGGGCCGACGAGGCGCTGGACGCCGTGGCCGCCGAGCTGGGGGCCGCGTGA